The proteins below come from a single Micromonospora citrea genomic window:
- a CDS encoding AzlC family ABC transporter permease: MRTVQRTVDRAAARDVAALGAAMVAVGASFGAVAVAAGLPGWAAVAMSLVVFAGGAQFMAVGLVAAGSPLAAVLAGLMLNARHLPFGLALADSIGRRPWRRLLGSHLMTDEATAFALARPAGVARRRAFWLAATVLFLTWNLGTVLGVYAGGVIGDPAAFGLDAAFPAGLIAMLLPSLRDRDTRRVALAGAVLAVLATPLLPAGLPVLLALAGPAVLAVAAVRRGRRADRAGAVGGTPLPRAPHGRGGTGPREQVDGSAPVAGPDGAPATGGEPGGPGRPADGTPARSVPVGGTGEGRC, from the coding sequence ATGCGTACGGTACAGCGAACGGTCGACCGCGCGGCAGCCCGCGACGTCGCCGCCCTCGGGGCGGCGATGGTGGCGGTCGGCGCCTCGTTCGGCGCGGTGGCGGTGGCCGCCGGCCTGCCGGGCTGGGCGGCCGTCGCGATGTCCCTGGTGGTCTTCGCCGGCGGCGCGCAGTTCATGGCGGTCGGGCTGGTGGCGGCCGGCAGTCCCCTCGCGGCGGTGCTCGCCGGGCTGATGCTCAACGCCCGGCATCTGCCGTTCGGGCTGGCGCTGGCCGACAGCATCGGCCGGCGGCCGTGGCGCCGGCTGCTCGGCAGTCACCTGATGACCGACGAGGCGACCGCCTTCGCGCTGGCCCGTCCCGCCGGGGTGGCCCGCCGACGGGCGTTCTGGCTCGCCGCCACGGTGCTCTTCCTCACCTGGAACCTCGGCACGGTGCTCGGGGTCTACGCCGGCGGCGTGATCGGCGACCCTGCCGCGTTCGGCCTGGACGCCGCGTTCCCGGCCGGCCTGATCGCCATGCTGCTGCCCTCGCTGCGGGACCGGGACACCCGTCGGGTGGCGCTTGCCGGAGCGGTACTGGCGGTGCTGGCCACCCCGTTGCTCCCGGCCGGGCTGCCGGTGCTGCTGGCGCTCGCCGGGCCGGCGGTGCTGGCCGTGGCCGCCGTCCGCCGCGGCCGGCGCGCGGACCGTGCCGGCGCGGTCGGCGGTACGCCCCTTCCACGGGCGCCACACGGCCGAGGGGGGACCGGTCCCCGCGAACAGGTCGACGGTTCCGCGCCGGTCGCCGGGCCGGACGGGGCACCGGCGACCGGCGGTGAGCCGGGTGGGCCGGGGCGCCCGGCGGACGGGACGCCCGCCCGGTCGGTGCCGGTCGGCGGGACGGGGGAGGGCCGGTGCTGA
- a CDS encoding AzlD domain-containing protein, which translates to MLIAVIVALAAGTYGFRVAGVLLRDRVDLPEWAARLLPVGAAALLAALGATAALTEAGRFAGWARPAGVLVGVLLAWRRAPFVLVVLAAAGTTALLRLLGMP; encoded by the coding sequence GTGCTGATCGCCGTGATCGTGGCGCTGGCGGCCGGGACGTACGGGTTCCGGGTCGCCGGGGTGCTGCTGCGCGACCGGGTCGACCTGCCGGAGTGGGCCGCGCGGCTGCTGCCGGTCGGGGCGGCCGCCCTGCTGGCCGCGCTCGGGGCCACCGCCGCGCTGACCGAGGCCGGCCGGTTCGCCGGCTGGGCCCGGCCGGCGGGCGTGCTGGTCGGCGTGCTGCTGGCCTGGCGCCGGGCGCCGTTCGTGCTGGTGGTGCTCGCCGCCGCCGGCACCACCGCCCTGCTCCGCCTGCTCGGGATGCCCTAG
- a CDS encoding DUF3043 domain-containing protein: protein MPSLFRRKSTDLVNEAVTPVTPDEESSTAQPRGYTPSKKELGKVTPKRPSAGRRPAAATKPMTKEEQREHRRRLRAEAAAEFRREGGPRDRGPERLLARNVVDSRRTVGTWFFGGALIVLIGSNAAMPAVVRLVSNILWGALALGVVVDSFLISRKIRKLVRERFPNTGQRMGSLYLYAIMRSITFRRMRAPEPRVNIGDPV from the coding sequence GTGCCGTCGCTGTTTCGCCGCAAGTCCACCGACCTCGTCAACGAGGCCGTCACCCCGGTGACCCCCGACGAGGAGTCCTCGACCGCCCAGCCCCGGGGCTACACCCCGAGCAAGAAGGAACTGGGCAAGGTCACGCCGAAGCGGCCCAGCGCCGGTCGCCGACCGGCCGCGGCCACCAAGCCGATGACCAAGGAGGAGCAGCGGGAGCACCGGCGCCGGCTGCGGGCCGAGGCGGCGGCGGAGTTCCGCCGCGAGGGCGGGCCCCGCGACCGCGGCCCGGAGCGGCTGCTGGCCCGCAACGTGGTCGACTCCCGGCGTACGGTCGGCACCTGGTTCTTCGGCGGCGCGCTGATCGTGCTGATCGGCTCGAACGCGGCGATGCCCGCGGTCGTCCGCCTGGTCTCCAACATCCTCTGGGGCGCGCTCGCCCTGGGCGTGGTCGTCGACTCGTTCCTGATCTCGCGCAAGATCCGGAAGCTGGTCCGGGAACGCTTCCCGAACACCGGGCAGCGGATGGGTTCGCTCTACCTCTACGCGATCATGAGGTCGATCACCTTCCGCCGCATGCGCGCCCCCGAGCCCCGGGTCAACATCGGCGACCCGGTCTGA
- the murA gene encoding UDP-N-acetylglucosamine 1-carboxyvinyltransferase, with amino-acid sequence MTDDVLVVHGGTPLEGRIRVRGAKNLVSKAMVAALLGDSPSRLFDVPKIRDVEVVRGLLGLHGVKVTDGGEDGELVFDPANVESASTDQINVHAGSSRIPILFCGPLLHRLGHAFIPDLGGCHIGPRPIDFHLQALREFGATVEKTPEGLHLSAPNGLHGTKFALPYPSVGATEQVLLTAVMAEGVTELRNAAVEPEIIDLICVLQKMGAIIKVHTDRVIEIQGVPRLHGYTHRPIPDRIEAASWAAAALATRGHVEVLGAQQADMMTFLNVFRSVGGEYEVTDARPPKLGDPGQEGGIRFWHPGGELKSVALETDVHPGFMTDWQQPLVVALTQARGLSIVHETVYEQRLGYTEALNSMGANIQVYRDCLGGTPCRFGRRNFKHSAVIAGPSKLHAADLVIPDLRAGFSHLIAALAAEGTSRVYGVDLINRGYEDFEAKLADLGAHVERP; translated from the coding sequence TTGACCGACGACGTCCTGGTCGTACACGGAGGTACTCCGCTTGAAGGGCGGATCCGCGTGCGCGGCGCGAAGAACCTGGTCTCGAAGGCGATGGTCGCCGCTCTGCTGGGCGACAGCCCGAGCCGACTGTTCGACGTGCCGAAGATCCGCGACGTCGAGGTGGTCCGCGGCCTGCTCGGCCTGCACGGCGTGAAGGTGACCGACGGCGGGGAGGACGGCGAGCTCGTCTTCGACCCGGCGAACGTGGAGAGCGCGAGCACCGACCAGATCAACGTGCACGCGGGCTCCAGCCGGATCCCGATCCTGTTCTGCGGGCCGCTGTTGCACCGCCTCGGCCACGCCTTCATCCCCGACCTGGGCGGCTGCCACATCGGGCCGCGCCCGATCGACTTCCACCTCCAGGCGCTGCGCGAGTTCGGGGCGACGGTCGAGAAGACCCCGGAGGGGCTGCACCTGTCGGCGCCGAACGGGCTGCACGGCACGAAGTTCGCGCTGCCGTACCCGAGCGTCGGGGCCACCGAGCAGGTGCTGCTCACGGCGGTGATGGCCGAGGGCGTCACCGAGCTGCGCAACGCGGCCGTGGAGCCGGAGATCATCGACCTGATCTGCGTCCTGCAGAAGATGGGCGCGATCATCAAGGTGCACACCGACCGGGTGATCGAGATCCAGGGCGTGCCGAGGCTGCACGGCTACACCCACCGGCCGATCCCCGACCGGATCGAGGCCGCGAGCTGGGCCGCGGCGGCGCTGGCCACCCGTGGTCACGTCGAGGTCCTCGGCGCGCAGCAGGCCGACATGATGACCTTCCTGAACGTCTTCCGCTCCGTCGGCGGCGAGTACGAGGTCACCGACGCCCGGCCACCGAAGCTGGGCGACCCCGGCCAGGAGGGCGGCATCCGGTTCTGGCACCCGGGCGGCGAGCTGAAGTCGGTGGCCCTGGAGACCGACGTGCACCCCGGCTTCATGACCGACTGGCAGCAGCCGCTGGTGGTGGCGCTCACCCAGGCCCGGGGCCTGTCGATCGTCCACGAGACGGTCTACGAGCAGCGGCTGGGCTACACCGAGGCGCTGAACTCGATGGGCGCGAACATCCAGGTCTACCGGGACTGCCTGGGCGGCACCCCGTGCCGCTTCGGCCGGCGCAACTTCAAGCACTCCGCGGTGATCGCCGGGCCGAGCAAGCTGCACGCCGCCGACCTCGTCATCCCCGACCTGCGGGCCGGTTTCAGCCACCTGATCGCGGCGCTGGCCGCCGAGGGCACCTCCCGGGTCTACGGCGTCGACCTGATCAACCGGGGCTACGAGGACTTCGAGGCGAAGCTCGCCGACCTCGGCGCGCACGTCGAGCGCCCGTAA